The sequence below is a genomic window from Phoenix dactylifera cultivar Barhee BC4 chromosome 8, palm_55x_up_171113_PBpolish2nd_filt_p, whole genome shotgun sequence.
TTGGAATACCTCAATCCTCCTAATCTAATTCCAAGTCCTTCTCAATATTCAAATTCCATTCCAATTCCCATTCTGCTTTCAGTGACGAACGAAATGTGcaggaaaatatgattattctgaTTTCCATTCTAGTTCCGATTCCGATTTCGATTCTAATCACGAACGAAATGCACCCCTAAAGAAATCCTAAAGATTATTTTAGTAGCATGATAATAATATAAGTTAGTAGCTCTTTGGATAATATATGGCACAATTCCAAGGACAAAGACAATAGTTAAATAATAAGAATACTTGATCTCATATTTCCACAACTATATATTATccttataataataatttttaatataataaGTGATCATTAGTGCAAAAAAATTGTTAATTAATCACCTGCACCCAAAAGGTTAGGGTTGCTTTTGGTGGTGAAACTAAGAGCTTTTTGCCCGGCTTAGTCCACCTTGATCTGCCAAGTATTTCACCAACTTATTTCAGGAGTAAGGTGGGCATTTTAAAAAATCAGTAGAGCTACTTTTTCACCTAATGGAACAGATTATTTCATTATGTTTGGTGGAGTGGTTTATTAAAGCAAGTTAGGACTTAGGAGTAAACTAACTTACATATTCTAGGTTAACTTATTTTACAAGCAAATACAACCTACGCTTTTGCATCTATTAGTTACTATGGCCAAGTATACGAGAGATAATGAGTTTGTGTGACAATGCACTACGAAACTCTGGACTCTAAAAGTATGCACTTTTTTCCTTGCATGCAAACACCCTCCAAAACAAGGTCTCCCAATGGTGGACTCTAGAAGtctgcattttttttccttctttgtttAAAGAGGCATAAAGAAACACCCATGTGCAAAGAACGGAGAAAATAttagtttatatatttaatCCAACTATCATTTTTGACAAGCCTCGAACCTGTCATTTGGGTCCGAAACGCGACACGGCCACATACTTCCTAGGATAGAGCTCTAGAGAAATGCTAGGCCTGAAAATTTAATACAACCTCAATATCCATAATCAACAATGATTTCAATTCATACCAAATAACAAAGTTGATtcaattttagaatttaatcaTCTAACCAGTATCAGTAATGCTCTATCTAATCATTTCCTCCACCTGTAATCTCAACCATAGCCATGTACTATGCAACTTGCAACTTTGAAaacgagagagaggaaggaagttGTAATTTTTACGGCCCAATAAAAATTCTAAACCACTACaccataaataataaaaaaataatcaattaacAATATCAGATAAAAAAATATCGCATCAATATTCGAAAAGCTCATAAATAACATGCACATAAGTTCCCATATCAtcttttcaatatatatatatatatatatatatatatatatatatatatatatatatatatatatatatatatatatatatatatcaatcaaATGTAGCCAATTGTTCAGCAATAATTTCTTATGTCATTTCATCTGTTTCTCATTAACttgattttcatatttctcattGATTAACTTCCAACTTTAGACTAACTAAGATTATCACCCAATCCAAGACTGACAAAATTCTACGTGTAAGCCCATGGAGGCTCTCCCCATGCGTTAGCCATAGGCGCTATACCATGCTTAAGCTCGTGGAAACTGTTCCATATATAAGCTCGTGGAGGCTGTCCCCATGCATTAGGCCATGGgtgctatctcatgacaaggttagtctaAACAATATCTTGTCTATTTGATTTACATATTATTCTTGTCAAATTAGTTACTACTTATACAATGAATTTCTCTCAAATTCAAGGTATCTTTGTTCGCATAATCATATTCTCAATATCTGATACGTATGATaaccataaaaatatatttgtacTAGAAACATATCATCACATGCCGAACCAAATCTATCGATGCCAATCCAGTAATACAAACTaataaacacacacacacacacacacgtgtGTGTGTATATTTGGTGATCGAGTATAGGGGCTCTTACCTTTAGAACTAGAGTGTAATATCTCGTTGGGCATTTTCCTGTCTAGATGACTGCAGCCCCATACAAAACTAGAGTTGACTATGAAAATAGATTCGCATAGGATGAAGTATAAGGCCAGCTAGATGACAACGtccaattgtttgattcgatcgGCACAGCATAACTCAATCTATCTGATCAAGAAATATATATCCATtcaagaaaaagataataaatTAGGAATTATCAATTATGGGTCCAATGGTAGCTGACAATAGTTAAGATGAAGGAAGGACAAGGTCGACTAAGTAACAACATCCGATGATCTGGATCGATCCACTCTGGCTAATCCAACCAGTCAATCATGAAACAAGAATTAGATTATGGTACAAGTAACACAATAATGATAGAGTCTAGCAATGCTCGACAATGGTCGGGGTAAGATTAGCACGATGGGTAGTTATAGCAACATTAGTCCATAACCCTCTATTAGAGTCAACCTAGGTCCACAATGAGCACATATGGGACCCTCCTGCTGGGTCCATAGAACCATGctaagagagagaaatagaagaaaaaaaaatcaagagagaggagagagaaagaaaagaaagaagagtctcttcttctttctcaaaataggggagagcttgtctctcctcttttcttcttgaaTCAAAGGGGTGACGCAGCCACCAAGGCGGCCCTAGGACTGACTCTTAGTCGGAAAtgccggaggagaagaggacTCCAACGGGACTCTCTTCTCTCCTACCTTGTGCCACATGGCACAGTGGCCTTGGGCCTAGCCTCTTCGGGCAGGTCCACAAGCCCACAAAACTGGGCTTTTACAATCCCACGCCGTTTTAGTCTCTATGTAGATCGGAATAAACATTATTGACATATTCTCTATCGACCTAAGCTTTTaggatattattatttaaataattttatctcTATGATGGTTTTCTTTGGCAATAAGTATCCAATTTTGATTGTTATAACAACCAATAACAGTTATTTTCATCATAGAGAAAGTTTGCATTGAGCATACCAAGTTCATCTCTGGGTTGAAGACGATTTAAAACTGATCACGGACATGCTCAGAGACTATAATATTACACAAACTAATATCAGTCCTATTTTTCATAATGGACATATTCTTCTTCGACGTTTTGCCTCTGTGCGTATTTAGGGAAGTCAATCAGCCTACTGGTAAGAGGGCCTTAGTTTTGTTGGTCTTATAAAGGCTGATAGGAGCGATGTCCTGTTTACTTGGGTTATTAATGAAACTACTCATGCTTTGTTTGAGTGGGCCAGCCCTTTTAAAAGCCTTGCAAAACATAAGGCTTGGCCCAGCCCATTTGTATTCTCGCTGGCACAAAACAACCCACACGCATGTTTAGACTTTTAATTATTTACAATGATTGGTCATCCTTGCATTGTCTTATAATGGTGACAATGTAGAGTtggattctttctttcttctttttttttttcagagaatAATGGTAGGAGTACCATCAATTCGAGTCGCTCAGTCTAAAAtactagaaaatatttatattttggcCTGATTTTCTCACGTTCTAGTCATCAAATTCTTATAGTTACTagcaaatatatatttatttacgaAGAAACATTCTATTAGACTGCGACCATCAGTCTATAGCTTAGCTCAGTTTTATGCGAAGGTGGGCTCTCAGTTTTTTATATTCAGTCACGTCATGCTGATTTAATTTTGGTAATATAGGGACACTAAGCTACTACGGAGAACCTGACCTAGCCCATTCCCCCTCTTGAATTCAAGTCCCTGTCATTGCAAATATTGACTTGAAGTAAGCCTCGCCTACAATGATCGAGACAGCATCTGTTGCTCGAAAACGACGGCAAGAATTGTTAGAAAGCTATGCTTACAGCCAGAAAAGTAATACTCCGTGCGCTCACCTTGCTACTAAAGTGTGACCAGGCTAATTAGCCTCTAATGACCAAAAACAACTTCTCTTTTtggtaaaacaaaaataatattctaTCTTTGATAAATGACAACTAAGACAGTAAATAGGTCAGATAGACTCGTGATCCGACTCGATCCGTTTAGATCCGACTCCGACCCATTTTGGAGGATCCGTAGGGCCGGGTCGGATTCTCAAATTGAACCAATCCATTTTTTGGGTCGAATTTGGATTTACTGAATTCAGTCCCGATTCCACCTGAttcatttaaaatttgaataaattatttGGGCTCGCGGAGATGCAAACAAATTCTGAAAGTCATGAATGGGTTGGCTCAACTTGGACTCGACCCAAATTctaattttttgggttgggttcgGATTATACACAGACCCGACCCGGCTCGAATGATTCGTTGGATCAAAAATTGCAGCGGTGGATCCAATCCAGTTCGATCTTCTTTTGGGTTGGATTTGGGTTACTCATGATCCAACTCATTTGTACCTCTAATGACAACCCTTGCTCTAAGTCCCATTTTGATTTACATAATGGCAgatatagaagaagaagaaaaaaaaggggaagaagaaataattgaTTCCGTCAGTTGGATTCTATTGCCTTCCTTTATTAATATAGCATCATTTAGATATGGTAGTTGTTAAGCAACCACCCCATGCGCATACCTTATTAATTCAATAAAACCCTCTATTCTGTTACGATCACCGGCCGGTGACTGAATCAGCTTATCGACTGCGCAAAAGCCGAAACCGGTTCAAGGATAAAACAACTCATTCCATGAATCCATGACACGTAATATATAAGAAAACAACCCGGTTCGATCCGACCGGTCTGCAGCCAATATAATCCAATCCAACCAAAACGAGCAGTTGCTGAAATACGTACCAGGTGTGACGGGACGCACCTCTCGGCGACAGCCACCGCGAGACTGAGTGGCCCCGGATCATCACTAGCCGTCCATCAAACTTATCCTACGAACATCAAAATCGCGGGTCCCATATCCAGAAACAGCGCAGCTGCCACGTCGACCAAcatcgctctctctctccctctcgccgtggcctccctccccATACCTCAAAGCTTTAAACCCCCcaccttctcctcccttctcccattcttctcccttccctctctctctcctcgttTCCACTGCTGTCTGCATCAGACGAAAGGAGGAAATAAACAgtgtaaaagaaaagaaaggaagaaatcaacaagagagagagagacgaaaaaggagaggaaatctcagctttgttcttttttagttggctccattttctctcctctctttggtTTTGTTCTACTATCAGAGAGAAAGAATGGAACGGTGGGAGAGACCGCCGTCGCGGCGCGGCCGCAACAAaccttccttctcctcctccctcctcgacGCCATCTACCGCTCCATCGACGAATccgacggcggcggcggaggaccaACGCGGAGTCACGGCAAAAGCGGAGCACCTGAcccttccttttccttctcctcctcctccaccgctGCCGCTAGAAAGAAGCAGAAAGCGGACGAGCTCAAGTGGACGGCTGcggcagtgagcgagagggcgGTGATCCGACGCGGCACGGTGGACTACAGACACGGTCTGGTCACCCCCACCTCCAGCTCCTCGGATTCCTCCAGCTACGGCGGCTTCTCCTCCTCCGACGCCGAGTCCTACTACTCGGCCGGGGTCAGGCCGGTCCGATCGGACCGAATCCGGTCCGATCCGGAGATCccgccggagaagaagaaggccggGTCGATCCGGAGCCGGCTCCGGGATCTGAGGAAGAGCCGGGCCACCGGCCCGACGTCTCCGGGGGCGCGGCTGGCGAGCTTCCTCAACTCGCTCTTCGCCGCCGCCGGAAACCCCAAGAAATCCAAGATCtccgcgccgccgccgccgcctgcaGCGGCGGTGGAGTCCGCGTGCTCGTCGGCGTCGTCGTACTCGCGGTCGTGCCTGAGCAAGACGCCGTCATCGAGAGGGCGGCGGACGCCGGCGGCGGCGTCCGCGGAGGGGGGCAAGAGGTCGGTGCGGTTCTGCCCCGTGAGCGTGATCGTCGGCGAGGACTGCCGGCCGTGCGGGCACAAGTGTCTCGTCGACGAGGATCTggcgccgccgccggcgccGTCTGTGGTGGCGAGAAAGGTGGAGAAATTGCTCCGGGGGTTGCAgaaggaggaggacgaggaggaagaggatgcgatGAGCGATTCGAGCTCGGATCTGTTCGAGTTGGAGAATTTGACGGCGATCGGACGGTACAGGGACGAGCTCCCGGTGTACGAGACCACCGATCTGGGGACCAATCGCGCGATCGCCCAGGGTTTAGTTgcgtaaaaaaaaggaaaaaaaaaaagaaaaaatatcaaatttaggAGGGCAAAGCATGTATTTCTTAGGAAATTAatgtgttttcctttttttggatATTAAACACTAAATTTTAGACTAAATGCCAAATGGgtgaaataaaaatggtatgTAAATAATTATATGTTTTTATTCTGTTTATATTTCCTTAATCTAGAAAAGATGGGCATGTAGTTGGAGAGGGAGGAGATGGTCATTAGAGAAGGGAATTTCCCTCTTTTAACttgaattagtattatagtAAAGTTTGGAAAAGGTAAAGAGATCTATGAAGGTTCTATAAGATGGGGAGATACACACGCTTTGTCTACGAGAGGAAGGGTATAAAAATGATGAGCAAAGAATCTCGTACGGAAATATTGTATTAGATTAATTTAAAGCCTAACATGTGTAAAATTAGTTATTTTGTTTAAGAATCTGAATCCCAGGTATGACAAAGGAGATACTACTAGATGCTGTAATGCATGCATGATAGAGAATGCAGTCATCAATCATCATTTTACTTGGTATAATTGTTTTCTTCGGAACATCAGATGCTAAGATATTCATTAGGTCATGTATATTGTCTTGTATTGTTTTGTTTATTGAAGTTCAACATGCATGTAAGTTAAGTGAATTTCTAGTGGTCTCATAATAGTATTTTAAGGTGCCTTACGATAAATCCATAATGTAGATTATGCGCATGTAGATAGGCTGTCTATAAAGTGTGATCGACAAGGTTTAAAATTTTATTGGAATTCAAGATTTCTCGACTTATTCGACGTGGACTTctcaaaagaaaacagaaaataaagaaattggTGAAAGTAGAGCTCtagatttcctttttttttaatattatgttaaactTACTTATAATATctcaattattaaaaaaaatattttatatttagatGTCAATTTCTACATTAACTTTATTTACAATCGCTTTATCTAATTCTTCTAAGATTTAGAGATATGGTAgtcaaaatattttctaaaaggGTACTTTATTTTGCAAGCCCTGGACCCGTTCACATGTCGAACCTCTTGGTGGTGGAAGCGCTATTGTGATACTTGTTAAGAGCTTCATTTTGGTGTCTCTCACACTAAAAAGAAACgttgataaaaaaattatagtcTTTGAAAATTAAAGGTTTGTGACCGAATCTTGGTTGTGGTGGAACTATCTTCCTATCTTATCTAAAACTACCCTAGATGGTCAGATCACTGCACAATAAATCTCTTCTCTTGGATCAGAGATTAAGGCACTTATACTCTTGGATTTAGTTTCAAGGTAAGTGATTGCtttcacaatatatataaattttttttttaaaaaaaaatccttgttGTTAATGTTCTGGAAAATTGTTTAAGTAGCTGCGTATGATAGAAACCGACAAAATCTAAAATTGTACTGTGAAATTATTCCTTTGTATTCAGATATGGATAGTAGTTGGTTGAAGCATATGCATTAGAAGACAGCAAAGGATTGATGAGGACATTCAAGCTACAAAGATGCTTGTCGCGTGAAAGAGACCAAACTATAACTACCAAATCGTTGGTTTCCGTGGTTTTGATATTGTTTTGTTTCCTTGAACTTATGTGGTGAGTTGGATGTAATTAGGATAGGCTTTATCTAACTTTAGGTTCGGTAGAATATTTAGACAATTAGATATCATTAAGAGTAAATTTAGATTAACCAATAGCCTACTAGATACATGCAGTTAGCTGATTGAGCTTTCTTTATATTTCAATGataaatatttagaaataatGTAGAGATGACTAGAAGTTAAACTAAAGAATGTTTACTAAAACTTGTCAAGGGTCCCAGCAATGGACCATTGTGAACTGGCTACAAATTTACCATTATATTTCCTAAATAATATAGAATTAGACCAGTCAAGTTATTTGCAGGTTGAAAATATTAAAGCAATTGAatgtgaagaagattagggccaGTTAAACAAATTAATGGGAAGAAACATAAGTAACTAGGAATAATAATTGGTGCTAATCGAGTGTATATTTAAGTAGGCACACCAAAGTTAGACAAATTGATTACCGTCATGCAAAAATCCAAAGGAAAGGGTAGGTACACCAAAGGTGCTTCCAATTTGAACTATATATTTAAGTAGTTTTGGCCTTCCCTGGAAGCTTAGCGTCACAGCAATGATTGTAGGATTAGACACTTAATCCAAGGATTATTCTCCTTCTCGAGTGTAACTAATCCTCAGCAACTTTTATTATACCTATAATCTCCTTTTCCTCCTATCCTTTTCAGCTTTGTGACAAAGCTCCAGATCTCCagtcaaaaagaaataaagaactcAATCCCTATATTCTTCGAAGTCCAAAGTCACATCACCATCTGTTTCAATTTTAAAGTCACAAATCCATTGCACTTGAATTCATACTGGTCTTCTAGGTTCATTTTTTGACTAAAAGCTGAAGGTAAAATGTTCTTAAACTTTAGTATCATACTTTGATCGATAAAGCTGCATGCATATGATGGTGTAATTGGTGCCTGTCGAGCTTGCTGGAGTTGGAGAATATGGGCTTTATCTTGGGACGAGAAACCTATGGTTAAAAGAGTATAGAGGTCTGTAGCCAAAGAAAAGAGCATAGAGGTTCTAATTTGCATAAGGGATACACTTGTTTATATCATCTACAAATGATTTCAATATATAAAGCAATAACATGGCCTATAGATAACTAAAAATTCACTTCAAGATTTGTGTTAATAAAATACTTTCTGCTAGAGTAATGCTATGAGGTTTgaccatgaaaaaaaaatgatagctGATTATGGACGAGGAGACTGAATGCAATTCATAAGATTGATAGGGTTCTAGTATATCACACCAAATTTCGCGTAACACATGATGGCAgaacttcccttttttttttttttgggcatcATGGTTGGGCTCCCATGCACTTTTCATTAGGAGATGCATTGGCTGTCTTACATAATCTAGTGAAGCCAATATGTACATTACTTTTGGCCAATGAAATTTCTCGCTAGCCAACCATCCAGTAGAGCAAATCAGAACCTACAACTTTGCTTTCATGCGAAAGCAGAAGCTTAAAATCTTGCTTCAACTTCTTTTCGATAAAAAAACCCTAGTCGAAAAGCCATTCCTTTCGCATCATCATTTTCATACCTATATAGTTATAGAAGATCAAAACTTTCCAAGGAAGAAATTACAGATCAGATAGCCATGGGACTTTTTTCTTCAAAGTGTTTCCCCTTACTAGATGCTTGTATACCATGGGATTTTGACAAATATGAAAACAAGTAGCTGTAACTAATATAACATTGCAATTAAACTATCTTAAACCTTGAATCTTTGAAATTAAGCCAGGTTACTGTACATATATGTGAGAGTAAGGACCA
It includes:
- the LOC103708656 gene encoding protein BIG GRAIN 1-like; translated protein: MERWERPPSRRGRNKPSFSSSLLDAIYRSIDESDGGGGGPTRSHGKSGAPDPSFSFSSSSTAAARKKQKADELKWTAAAVSERAVIRRGTVDYRHGLVTPTSSSSDSSSYGGFSSSDAESYYSAGVRPVRSDRIRSDPEIPPEKKKAGSIRSRLRDLRKSRATGPTSPGARLASFLNSLFAAAGNPKKSKISAPPPPPAAAVESACSSASSYSRSCLSKTPSSRGRRTPAAASAEGGKRSVRFCPVSVIVGEDCRPCGHKCLVDEDLAPPPAPSVVARKVEKLLRGLQKEEDEEEEDAMSDSSSDLFELENLTAIGRYRDELPVYETTDLGTNRAIAQGLVA